From a region of the Geothrix sp. 21YS21S-2 genome:
- a CDS encoding DNA cytosine methyltransferase yields MRAIELFAGAGGLAIGTAKAGFHHEAVLEWNPDACETIRENKRRKVELVRDWEVVECDVRKYDYSLLGEGIDLVAGGPPCQPFSLGGKHRGHEDERDMFPEAVRAVRELKPKGFMVENVKGLLRQSFASYFGYIILQLTHPEIVKREGEEWPDHLKRLERHHTGKGRRSGLNYQVVFRLLNAADYGVPQRRERVVIVGFREDQFPAWSFPSPTHNEERLIWDQWVTGEYWERHEVAKRRRPKCPEAIKARLDRLRGEGCPSGEAWKTVRDAIADLPDPTRGNGGETFHNHLFNPGARSYPGHTGSPWDAPAKTLKAGGHGVPGGENMLLGADGGVRYFTVRESARLQTFPDEYVFRGAWGEVMRQLGNAVPVNLALAVASSVKAHLMSA; encoded by the coding sequence GTGAGAGCGATCGAACTTTTCGCCGGTGCCGGTGGCTTGGCCATCGGAACCGCTAAGGCCGGATTTCACCACGAAGCGGTGCTGGAATGGAACCCGGATGCCTGTGAGACCATCCGTGAGAACAAGCGCCGCAAGGTAGAACTGGTGCGTGATTGGGAGGTCGTTGAATGCGATGTCCGCAAATACGACTACTCGCTCCTTGGTGAAGGCATCGACCTCGTAGCCGGGGGCCCCCCGTGCCAGCCGTTCTCCCTTGGCGGTAAGCATCGCGGGCACGAGGATGAGCGGGACATGTTTCCAGAGGCGGTCCGGGCGGTCCGAGAACTGAAGCCGAAGGGCTTCATGGTGGAGAACGTGAAAGGATTGCTGCGTCAGTCGTTCGCCAGCTACTTCGGGTACATCATCCTCCAACTCACTCACCCGGAGATAGTCAAGCGGGAGGGCGAGGAATGGCCCGACCACCTGAAGAGACTGGAGCGCCATCACACCGGGAAGGGCCGGAGGTCGGGGTTGAACTACCAAGTGGTGTTCCGCCTCTTGAACGCCGCGGATTACGGCGTTCCGCAACGTCGTGAACGGGTTGTTATCGTCGGGTTTCGCGAGGATCAGTTCCCGGCCTGGTCATTCCCGAGCCCGACCCATAACGAGGAGAGGCTCATCTGGGACCAGTGGGTCACGGGCGAGTATTGGGAACGACACGAGGTCGCCAAAAGGCGCCGTCCCAAGTGTCCCGAGGCCATCAAAGCGCGATTGGACCGTTTGAGGGGCGAGGGCTGTCCATCAGGGGAGGCCTGGAAGACTGTCCGCGACGCAATTGCCGACCTTCCAGACCCCACTCGCGGGAACGGCGGGGAGACCTTCCACAACCACCTGTTCAACCCCGGGGCACGCTCTTATCCAGGGCACACGGGCAGCCCTTGGGACGCTCCGGCGAAAACCTTGAAGGCCGGAGGGCACGGCGTCCCCGGCGGCGAGAACATGCTCCTCGGAGCGGACGGGGGGGTGCGCTACTTTACTGTCCGGGAGAGCGCCAGGCTTCAGACCTTCCCGGACGAGTATGTCTTCCGCGGGGCGTGGGGCGAAGTGATGCGGCAACTCGGGAACGCAGTCCCGGTTAACCTCGCCCTCGCGGTGGCCTCAAGCGTGAAGGCGCACTTGATGTCGGCCTGA
- a CDS encoding relaxase/mobilization nuclease domain-containing protein yields the protein MIIEIIHRRDANDALEYGAHVGKHATPDGPAEEIDGSLLPGARLEDYYSEFERVHALRPEIKRNVIHIIVSFAPEDGRRDQVELSEITRKVLGKLGYGDCPFRETEHTDKQFQHLHCVTSIVNYSGERIDRTGDRNKAQRIARAIEREHGLWRAPSVKGGPVLPPLPIPGTISVLQKPAAPMLLWESRVKHMADQVIRPGITLPQFHDELLALGVSLEPKWTQDRTKITGLGYRFEGRQKNASQIDRGLSLNGLKNAGVSYDPVRDVPILTKPGTATPKYLPLPLTLPLLAAPTIRTAAALPKLPPPPRLNPEVHHVRPQVVSTRKPFLQTAWEFATRLWDAIRRPGPIQPKPRLSNR from the coding sequence ATGATCATCGAAATCATCCACCGCCGCGACGCGAATGATGCGCTCGAATACGGAGCGCACGTTGGCAAACACGCGACACCGGATGGACCCGCCGAAGAAATCGATGGATCTCTGCTACCGGGAGCACGGCTCGAGGACTATTACTCCGAGTTCGAGCGGGTTCATGCGTTGCGTCCCGAGATCAAGCGGAACGTGATTCACATCATCGTCAGTTTCGCACCGGAGGATGGCAGACGAGACCAAGTGGAGCTATCTGAAATAACGCGGAAGGTGCTTGGCAAGCTCGGGTACGGCGATTGCCCGTTCCGGGAAACGGAGCACACGGATAAACAATTTCAACACCTGCATTGTGTCACCAGCATCGTGAACTATTCGGGCGAGCGCATTGACCGGACCGGGGACAGAAACAAGGCTCAGCGCATCGCCCGGGCGATTGAGCGCGAACATGGACTTTGGAGGGCACCATCCGTGAAGGGTGGCCCGGTGCTGCCGCCGCTACCAATCCCAGGCACGATTTCAGTGCTGCAAAAACCTGCCGCGCCGATGCTGCTCTGGGAAAGCCGGGTGAAGCACATGGCGGACCAAGTAATCCGTCCGGGGATCACCCTCCCCCAGTTCCACGACGAGCTGCTGGCACTAGGAGTGTCCTTGGAGCCCAAATGGACCCAGGACCGCACCAAAATCACTGGCCTGGGCTACCGCTTCGAGGGAAGGCAAAAAAACGCTTCCCAGATCGACCGTGGTCTTTCCTTGAACGGCCTGAAAAATGCGGGGGTTTCTTACGATCCGGTCCGGGACGTCCCGATCCTGACCAAGCCAGGAACGGCCACCCCGAAATATCTTCCTTTGCCCCTAACGTTACCGCTCCTGGCCGCTCCCACAATTCGAACCGCCGCTGCTCTGCCCAAACTCCCGCCGCCGCCGCGGCTCAATCCCGAGGTTCATCATGTCCGGCCCCAAGTCGTTTCCACCCGCAAGCCCTTCCTCCAAACCGCCTGGGAATTTGCCACCCGCCTCTGGGACGCCATCCGCCGCCCAGGTCCCATCCAACCCAAGCCTCGCCTCTCCAATCGCTAG
- a CDS encoding helix-turn-helix domain-containing protein, with protein MAAVGSASERLKTFRLALGLTGVALAKALGRSKGTVTNWDTGRTALPLSACLGMEAAFGVSAKWLMDGTGSMWLEKDLRSIRDTFPGLVVIPIAPLETSLEPSGAWVPPAPGTEAIGLPPSLVTPIAPSSDSSIEGNRVWIRISDPLMRDTLGEEAHALVDTSLGQREIVSDHALYLVRTNQDQPPSVRRLAVEPTTGDLVVACDGKDKVPMRLGRAGREWRETVLGRVIWILRRP; from the coding sequence ATGGCTGCTGTCGGTTCAGCAAGTGAACGTCTGAAGACCTTTCGCCTTGCTCTTGGGTTGACCGGGGTTGCCTTGGCAAAGGCCTTGGGGCGGTCGAAGGGAACCGTCACCAACTGGGATACGGGAAGGACCGCCTTACCCCTCTCTGCTTGCTTGGGAATGGAAGCTGCTTTCGGCGTCTCGGCGAAATGGCTGATGGACGGAACTGGGTCCATGTGGCTGGAAAAGGATTTGAGGTCGATCAGAGACACCTTCCCGGGACTGGTCGTCATACCAATCGCCCCCTTGGAAACATCTCTTGAGCCATCTGGTGCATGGGTACCTCCAGCTCCCGGTACGGAGGCTATAGGTCTTCCGCCAAGCTTGGTAACTCCTATCGCACCCTCGAGCGATTCATCTATTGAGGGAAACCGGGTTTGGATTCGGATTTCAGATCCTTTGATGCGAGACACGCTAGGCGAAGAAGCACACGCGCTTGTAGACACTTCCTTGGGGCAGCGTGAAATTGTTAGCGACCACGCCCTCTACTTGGTGCGGACCAACCAAGATCAGCCACCATCGGTGCGACGCCTTGCCGTGGAGCCTACGACTGGAGATTTGGTTGTAGCCTGCGATGGAAAAGACAAGGTGCCGATGCGTCTGGGGCGCGCTGGGCGGGAATGGCGTGAAACAGTGCTGGGTCGTGTTATTTGGATCCTTCGGCGTCCTTAA
- a CDS encoding recombinase family protein, translating into MFIGYARVSTEEQNLDLQVSALKLAGAERIFTDKLSGTRTDRPGLQEALSHLRAGDSLLVWKLDRLGRGVKGLVDLVGDLEKRRVGFRSLTDAIDTSTPAGRFFFHVMASLAQMERELIRERTSAGLAAAKAQGRIGGRPRRLTNGKLEAAKRLLAGGTPRKDVATSLGVSVPTLYRWIPASER; encoded by the coding sequence ATGTTCATCGGCTACGCTCGGGTCTCCACCGAGGAACAAAACCTCGACCTCCAGGTCTCCGCGCTGAAGCTGGCAGGGGCCGAAAGGATCTTCACCGACAAACTATCCGGCACCCGCACGGATAGGCCTGGTCTCCAGGAGGCCCTGTCCCATTTGCGGGCCGGGGATTCGCTCCTGGTATGGAAGCTTGACAGGCTTGGCCGCGGAGTGAAGGGCCTGGTTGACCTAGTTGGGGACCTCGAAAAGCGCAGGGTGGGCTTCAGGAGCCTTACGGATGCCATAGACACGTCCACCCCGGCGGGGCGGTTCTTCTTCCACGTCATGGCCTCGCTGGCACAGATGGAACGGGAACTCATCCGGGAACGCACGAGTGCGGGGCTTGCCGCAGCCAAGGCTCAGGGCAGGATAGGGGGGCGCCCGCGTCGGTTGACCAACGGCAAGTTGGAGGCCGCCAAGCGGCTCCTGGCGGGTGGGACGCCACGCAAAGATGTGGCCACATCCCTGGGTGTCTCGGTTCCGACCCTGTACCGCTGGATTCCTGCTTCAGAGCGCTGA